A genome region from Patescibacteria group bacterium includes the following:
- the smpB gene encoding SsrA-binding protein SmpB produces the protein MPILAVNKRASFDYNIGDKYEAGIILAGHEVKSVKTGHISLKGSYVTLKQTQKNKQPQVYLINAHIPLYKHAGTIADYDSTRPRQLLLNKKEIKHLVGKRQEQGLTLVPLKIYTKHSFVKLEFGLGRGKKKYDKRETIKKREVDRKIRTLTKRR, from the coding sequence ATGCCTATTTTAGCGGTAAACAAACGAGCCAGCTTTGACTATAATATCGGCGACAAGTACGAAGCCGGAATAATTTTAGCTGGACATGAAGTAAAATCAGTAAAAACCGGGCATATAAGCTTAAAGGGAAGCTATGTTACTTTAAAACAAACGCAAAAAAACAAACAGCCGCAGGTATACCTGATTAACGCCCATATCCCTTTATACAAGCACGCCGGAACTATCGCTGATTATGACTCGACCCGGCCGCGCCAGCTCTTGCTTAACAAAAAAGAAATAAAACATCTCGTTGGCAAGCGGCAGGAGCAAGGATTGACATTAGTGCCTTTAAAAATATATACTAAACATAGTTTTGTAAAACTGGAATTCGGCTTAGGCAGGGGCAAAAAGAAGTACGACAAACGCGAGACAATCAAGAAAAGAGAGGTAGACCGCAAAATCCGCACTTTAACAAAACGACGGTAG
- the secG gene encoding preprotein translocase subunit SecG, whose amino-acid sequence MDRMKIIQIIIAVALMAVILLQNRGAGLSGVFGGSGNVYLTKRGFEKKLFIATIIISIIFLAISLLAIIL is encoded by the coding sequence ATGGACAGGATGAAAATTATCCAAATTATTATCGCAGTGGCCCTGATGGCCGTGATCCTGCTGCAAAATCGGGGCGCGGGTCTTTCGGGAGTCTTCGGGGGAAGCGGCAACGTTTATCTGACAAAACGGGGTTTTGAAAAAAAATTATTTATCGCTACCATAATTATTTCCATAATATTCTTAGCGATCTCTCTTCTGGCTATAATCCTCTAG
- a CDS encoding nitroreductase family protein, giving the protein MKGFLALAKSRRSVRQYKQEKIPREQIKKIIEAGIWAPSAMNLQPVKFFVLEDPEKIKLASDKIKEARLKAGQSLWRAELPDPLFYQAPVVIFLCISEPKNRYNLADVAFACQNCLLQARELNLGTVAVGQATMLEDMPEVKKELGIPADWKIFLSFCLGKTDSFPEAPERKKPEVVFG; this is encoded by the coding sequence ATGAAAGGCTTCTTAGCTTTAGCAAAATCTAGGCGCAGCGTCAGGCAGTACAAGCAAGAGAAAATTCCCAGAGAGCAGATTAAAAAAATAATAGAAGCCGGCATCTGGGCGCCCAGCGCTATGAATCTCCAGCCCGTAAAGTTTTTTGTTTTAGAAGACCCGGAAAAAATAAAACTGGCCTCGGATAAGATAAAGGAGGCAAGATTGAAAGCCGGACAAAGTCTTTGGCGGGCAGAACTTCCAGACCCGCTTTTCTACCAAGCACCGGTTGTAATTTTTCTCTGCATTAGCGAACCAAAAAATAGGTATAATTTAGCCGACGTCGCTTTTGCCTGCCAGAACTGCCTGCTCCAAGCCCGCGAATTAAACTTAGGAACAGTTGCGGTTGGGCAAGCTACTATGTTAGAAGATATGCCAGAAGTAAAAAAAGAATTGGGCATTCCGGCTGATTGGAAAATTTTTCTTTCTTTTTGTCTTGGCAAAACCGATAGTTTTCCCGAAGCGCCGGAAAGAAAAAAGCCGGAGGTCGTGTTTGGATGA
- a CDS encoding four helix bundle protein — MRDVSDLIIYKNALNLLKPIYRLVNLLPEKEFKLRSQTWEAEKSIAPLIAEGFAKKRSQNEFKRFLLMALGSSDEVITHLREIEIINFPNIKKETCEALIKYYKIESKQINRCISIIISNQGIRNPISEVRNPTSDTPGW; from the coding sequence ATGCGAGATGTCAGCGATTTAATTATTTATAAAAACGCTTTGAATTTGTTAAAACCAATATATAGATTGGTTAATTTATTACCCGAAAAAGAATTTAAATTAAGAAGCCAGACCTGGGAAGCAGAGAAATCAATCGCTCCCCTAATCGCCGAAGGGTTTGCTAAAAAGAGATCGCAAAATGAATTTAAAAGATTTTTATTAATGGCCCTGGGTTCAAGCGACGAAGTAATAACGCATTTAAGGGAAATTGAGATTATTAATTTCCCCAATATTAAGAAAGAAACTTGCGAAGCGCTGATTAAATACTACAAAATTGAATCAAAGCAAATTAATCGCTGTATCTCAATTATTATTTCAAATCAAGGAATCCGAAATCCGATATCTGAAGTCCGAAATCCGACATCCGACACGCCCGGGTGGTGA
- the tig gene encoding trigger factor, whose amino-acid sequence MDITKKDLVKSQIELTVELSLAEFKPYIEKGVKKVSEEVKIEGFRPGKVPFAVLKQKIGEMTILEEAANIAINKTLPKILEENTDKQIIGQPRVDIIKLAPENPLVFKITLSALPEVKLFDYKNAKVKRGKKEVKNEEVKKILDNLREMRAKEVIVERAAKEGDKVIVDLEMFRDNVPLEAGQGKGTAVILGKDYLIPGFDAKLVGIKKDEAREFDLPYPADHYDKNLAGKLVQFKVKAKEIFERQVPEINNETAKAFGAKSVEELEKNIRHNLEEERKREAEQELEIKIIDKILEKTKFGDIPEILINHETEAMLHELEHTIESRGGKFSDYLSSLGKTRDQLILDLLPNAVKRVKSALAIRQIAVEEKFTVSEKEIDEKIEELLRQYKGYEKVEERVKEPNYRLYLHNSLINNKVVEKLKEWNTEK is encoded by the coding sequence ATGGACATCACCAAAAAAGACTTAGTCAAATCGCAAATTGAACTGACGGTGGAATTATCTTTGGCCGAATTTAAGCCCTACATAGAAAAAGGCGTGAAAAAGGTAAGCGAGGAAGTTAAGATTGAGGGCTTTCGGCCGGGCAAAGTCCCGTTTGCTGTTTTAAAGCAAAAAATCGGGGAAATGACGATTTTGGAAGAAGCGGCCAATATTGCCATTAATAAAACGCTTCCAAAAATCTTGGAAGAAAACACGGATAAGCAAATAATCGGCCAGCCCCGGGTTGATATCATAAAACTGGCCCCGGAAAATCCTTTGGTTTTTAAAATTACCTTGTCAGCCCTGCCGGAAGTAAAGCTGTTTGATTATAAAAACGCCAAAGTAAAAAGAGGAAAGAAAGAGGTAAAAAACGAGGAAGTAAAAAAAATATTGGATAATCTAAGGGAAATGCGCGCCAAAGAAGTAATCGTTGAGCGAGCCGCCAAAGAAGGCGATAAGGTTATTGTTGATTTGGAAATGTTTCGGGATAACGTGCCCCTGGAAGCCGGCCAAGGCAAAGGCACAGCTGTTATTTTGGGTAAGGATTATCTTATTCCGGGCTTTGACGCGAAATTAGTCGGAATAAAAAAAGATGAGGCAAGAGAATTTGACCTGCCTTATCCGGCTGACCATTATGACAAAAATCTGGCCGGAAAATTAGTCCAGTTCAAAGTCAAGGCAAAAGAAATCTTTGAGCGGCAGGTGCCGGAAATAAATAACGAGACAGCCAAGGCTTTTGGCGCCAAGTCGGTTGAAGAATTGGAAAAAAATATCAGGCATAATTTGGAAGAGGAAAGAAAGCGGGAAGCCGAGCAGGAATTGGAAATAAAAATTATTGATAAAATTTTAGAAAAAACCAAGTTTGGCGACATTCCGGAAATTTTAATTAACCACGAAACCGAAGCCATGCTTCATGAGTTGGAGCACACCATAGAAAGCCGCGGCGGAAAATTTTCCGATTATCTTTCCAGTTTAGGAAAAACCCGGGACCAGCTTATACTTGATCTCCTGCCCAATGCCGTTAAAAGAGTAAAAAGCGCTTTGGCCATCAGGCAAATTGCGGTTGAAGAAAAATTTACTGTGAGCGAAAAAGAAATTGATGAAAAAATCGAAGAGCTCCTAAGGCAATACAAGGGCTACGAAAAAGTTGAGGAACGGGTTAAAGAACCAAATTACAGACTCTACCTTCACAATTCCTTGATTAACAACAAAGTGGTGGAAAAACTGAAAGAGTGGAATACGGAGAAATAA
- a CDS encoding ABC transporter substrate-binding protein → MDSEKNKINHYFQKAKTLLANFRFSFKTKNGNGFVSKQTQLDKKLIYSLSKSKIPNLRQIKYLKKFLSRRERLLMRFCLVVIIINFFILGHNYYKSHVKLVPVAGGEYIEGLVGAPKHINPLYASANDVDSDIGQLVFSSLFRRDKNGELVNDLATEYALSEDGRTYSLTIRDDGKWHNGDKITVDDIIFTFNAISDLSYKSPLRAGFSGVKLEKIDEKTIKFVLAEPYAAFLELLTFGIIPQNLWLPISPEAAALAELNIKPIGSGPYKFKSLTKDKSGNIRNYNLTVNNDYYGPEPHVENLTFKFFPSFEEAIAALNENSLNGLSYLPAHLKSNIISKDSLDFHKLNQPHITAVFFNQKNNQALADKKIRQALSLALEKNEIVSSVFGEDAYIIDGPILPNNFAYHQEMKKYKYNSEEANKLLDEAGWARADITMEEITAAEINEEETDEKMRREVETKLSMGAGSWRKKDNAYLTITLTTVEKEDNVQIAEKIKNFWEEAGIKTSLNIIPISQIQAGIIKPKNFEALLYGQVVGDDPDVYAFWNSLQIGEGGLNIANYTNKEVDQLLEDARLTSDREQRIEKYKKFQEIIAEDIPAIFLYSPYYTYVQSKKIKGFEVKNISIPGHRFANIFDWYIKTGKRLIW, encoded by the coding sequence GTGGACTCAGAAAAAAATAAAATTAACCATTATTTTCAAAAAGCTAAAACTCTTCTAGCTAATTTTCGTTTTTCCTTCAAAACTAAAAATGGCAATGGTTTTGTCTCTAAGCAAACCCAGCTTGATAAAAAACTTATTTACTCTCTGTCTAAATCAAAAATCCCCAACTTAAGGCAGATAAAATATTTAAAAAAATTTCTTAGCCGCCGAGAACGCCTCCTGATGAGGTTCTGTTTGGTTGTTATTATTATTAATTTTTTCATCCTTGGGCATAATTATTACAAAAGCCACGTCAAATTGGTGCCGGTTGCCGGCGGTGAGTATATAGAAGGTTTGGTGGGCGCGCCAAAACATATCAATCCCCTCTACGCCAGCGCCAATGACGTAGACAGCGACATTGGCCAGCTGGTTTTTTCTTCTCTTTTCAGACGCGATAAAAACGGAGAGTTGGTTAACGACCTGGCAACCGAATACGCTTTGAGCGAAGACGGCAGGACTTACTCTTTAACCATCAGGGATGATGGGAAATGGCACAATGGCGATAAAATCACGGTTGATGATATTATTTTCACTTTCAATGCCATCAGCGATTTGAGCTATAAATCTCCCCTGCGAGCGGGTTTTTCCGGAGTCAAGCTGGAAAAAATAGATGAAAAAACCATAAAGTTCGTTCTGGCCGAACCCTATGCCGCCTTTTTGGAGCTTTTAACTTTCGGCATTATTCCACAAAACCTCTGGTTGCCGATTTCTCCGGAAGCAGCAGCTTTGGCCGAACTCAACATTAAGCCAATCGGTTCCGGTCCCTACAAATTTAAATCTTTGACAAAAGATAAGTCAGGCAACATTAGAAATTATAATTTAACGGTAAATAATGATTATTACGGGCCCGAACCTCATGTAGAAAATTTAACTTTTAAATTTTTCCCTAGTTTTGAAGAAGCGATCGCGGCTTTAAATGAAAACAGCTTAAACGGCTTAAGCTACCTGCCGGCCCACCTGAAATCAAATATAATTTCCAAAGACTCCCTGGATTTTCATAAGCTAAACCAACCGCATATTACCGCCGTCTTTTTTAACCAAAAAAATAACCAAGCCCTGGCTGATAAAAAAATCCGGCAGGCCCTTAGCTTGGCCTTGGAAAAAAACGAAATTGTTTCCTCTGTTTTTGGAGAGGACGCCTATATAATAGACGGCCCGATTTTGCCGAATAATTTCGCTTACCACCAGGAAATGAAAAAATACAAATATAATTCGGAGGAAGCCAATAAACTTCTTGACGAAGCCGGCTGGGCAAGGGCTGATATAACCATGGAGGAAATAACGGCGGCCGAAATCAATGAAGAAGAAACCGATGAAAAAATGAGGAGGGAAGTAGAAACCAAGCTAAGCATGGGCGCCGGCAGCTGGCGCAAAAAGGACAACGCCTATCTGACCATAACTTTAACCACGGTAGAAAAAGAAGATAATGTTCAAATTGCCGAAAAAATAAAAAATTTCTGGGAAGAAGCTGGGATAAAAACTAGCCTGAACATAATCCCGATAAGCCAAATTCAGGCCGGGATTATAAAACCGAAAAATTTTGAAGCCCTTCTTTATGGCCAGGTTGTCGGCGATGACCCTGATGTTTATGCTTTTTGGAATTCTCTGCAAATAGGCGAGGGAGGACTGAATATAGCTAATTATACAAACAAGGAAGTGGATCAGCTGCTGGAAGACGCCCGTCTTACTTCGGATCGGGAGCAAAGAATTGAAAAATACAAAAAATTCCAGGAGATTATAGCGGAAGATATCCCGGCCATATTCTTATATTCGCCTTACTATACTTATGTCCAAAGCAAAAAAATAAAAGGGTTTGAAGTAAAAAATATCTCAATCCCCGGACATCGTTTCGCCAATATTTTCGACTGGTACATAAAAACCGGCAAACGCCTGATTTGGTAA
- the rpmI gene encoding 50S ribosomal protein L35 codes for MPKIKTHKATAKRFIITKNKIKRRKAGQDHFNARERGNTKRNKRRDIAADLTNVKTIKKLLPYR; via the coding sequence ATGCCGAAAATTAAAACCCATAAAGCTACCGCTAAACGCTTTATAATAACGAAAAATAAGATAAAAAGGAGAAAGGCCGGGCAAGACCATTTTAATGCCCGGGAAAGGGGCAATACCAAGAGGAACAAACGCCGGGATATTGCCGCCGATTTAACTAATGTTAAAACCATTAAAAAACTGTTGCCATACAGATAA
- the infC gene encoding translation initiation factor IF-3 gives MRRKWQRAKPKEDKKKFWANRQIRVPEVFLIDENGETVGNVSTAKALAMAEEAGLDLVEVNPKLSPPVAKIVDLGQLKYEVEKKEHKQKIMQKKIDTKGIRLSIRISQHDFDFRLAQAKKFLGKGDKLKIDLVLKGREKQHPEKAREVIMDFVKKLEETEGLNVFAEQGLTKQGGRFNIILVNKNN, from the coding sequence ATGCGCAGAAAATGGCAGAGAGCCAAACCAAAAGAAGATAAAAAGAAATTCTGGGCCAATCGACAAATCAGGGTGCCGGAAGTTTTTTTGATTGATGAAAACGGCGAAACCGTTGGCAATGTTTCCACGGCCAAAGCTTTGGCCATGGCCGAGGAAGCCGGTTTGGATTTAGTTGAAGTCAACCCGAAGCTAAGCCCGCCGGTGGCCAAAATTGTGGACTTGGGCCAGCTCAAATATGAGGTGGAAAAAAAAGAACACAAACAAAAAATTATGCAAAAAAAGATAGATACCAAGGGTATTAGGCTGTCAATAAGAATCAGCCAGCATGATTTTGACTTTCGCCTCGCCCAGGCCAAAAAATTTTTAGGCAAAGGCGATAAACTAAAAATTGATTTGGTGCTAAAAGGACGGGAAAAACAGCATCCGGAAAAAGCCCGAGAGGTTATAATGGATTTTGTGAAAAAACTGGAAGAAACAGAAGGGCTGAATGTATTTGCCGAACAGGGCTTGACAAAACAGGGCGGAAGGTTTAATATAATACTAGTCAATAAAAATAACTAA
- the rplT gene encoding 50S ribosomal protein L20, translated as MPRVKRGVGHVKKRQTLKKKVKGYKWGRKNWLRLAKTAATKAGVHSYIGRKKEKRVRRSLWQIKINSATRIQDLSYSKFINKLKAGKIELDRKILADLAENNPKILGKIIKELK; from the coding sequence ATGCCGAGAGTAAAAAGAGGTGTCGGCCATGTAAAAAAGCGCCAAACCTTAAAGAAAAAAGTAAAAGGATACAAGTGGGGAAGAAAAAACTGGCTCCGCCTGGCCAAAACTGCCGCTACCAAAGCCGGAGTTCATTCTTATATTGGCCGGAAAAAAGAAAAAAGGGTCCGCCGAAGCCTGTGGCAAATAAAAATAAACTCCGCAACCAGGATTCAAGACCTGTCTTACTCAAAATTTATCAATAAACTGAAGGCTGGCAAAATAGAGTTGGACCGAAAAATTTTGGCTGACCTGGCGGAGAATAACCCGAAAATTTTGGGAAAAATCATAAAAGAGTTAAAATAA
- a CDS encoding ribonuclease J yields MITKYKSNLSSTSQLREARRKKTPPSGGLVKFKPGFAKARPMGLKEKLRIIVLGGLEEVGRNMTVLESGNDIIIIDMGLQFPEEDMPGIDYIIPNISYLEGKKDKIRGIIITHGHYDHIGAIPHLMAKLGNPPIYTGALTAGLINKRQEEFRQAPKLNIVRINENSEIKLGKEFGAKFLRINHSIPDCFAVIVETRLGAIIHTGDFKIDYSPVNDKPADLNRIAQIGGRGVLLLLSDSTDSTHPGYQVSESSIGDEMGKIFEKIGGRIIIGTFASQLSRVQKIFDLAEKYDRKIYLQGRSMNNNVEIAHQIGYLKFNPKILINDKDLKNLPDNKILIIGTGAQGESNAFLSRVVNGEHRIISLKSGDTVIFSSSVIPGNERTIQNLRDMMVRQGANVINYEMMDIHAGGHAKQEDLKLMMRLLKPKYLMPIEGNHYMLKAHAQLAEQVGLAKNNILVADNGQVVEFKKEGGEIRGTLTKEKVPTDYVMVDGLGVGDVSNIVLRDRRMMAADGMIVVIATIDSKTGDTIGNPDIISRGFVYMKENRELIEKTRMKVKKLVKDHDRRTPANDEYIKNKIRNDISQFLFSQTKRRPMVLPVIIKV; encoded by the coding sequence ATGATCACAAAATACAAATCAAATCTCTCTTCCACGTCCCAACTGCGGGAAGCAAGGAGAAAAAAAACTCCGCCGTCTGGCGGCCTGGTTAAATTTAAGCCCGGGTTTGCCAAAGCCAGGCCAATGGGCTTAAAAGAAAAATTAAGAATCATAGTCTTGGGCGGCCTGGAAGAAGTCGGCCGGAATATGACCGTCCTGGAAAGCGGAAATGACATCATTATTATTGACATGGGTTTGCAGTTTCCGGAAGAAGATATGCCGGGAATAGATTATATTATCCCGAATATTTCCTATTTGGAAGGCAAAAAGGACAAAATCAGGGGAATTATTATTACCCATGGCCACTATGACCATATCGGCGCCATTCCCCATCTTATGGCAAAACTGGGTAACCCGCCGATTTATACCGGCGCCTTAACTGCCGGCCTGATAAACAAGCGCCAGGAAGAATTCCGCCAAGCGCCAAAACTTAACATCGTCCGAATTAATGAAAATTCGGAAATAAAATTGGGCAAAGAATTCGGGGCCAAATTTCTGCGCATAAACCATTCTATTCCCGACTGTTTTGCGGTCATTGTTGAGACCCGATTGGGAGCTATTATCCATACCGGAGACTTCAAGATTGATTATTCCCCGGTCAATGATAAGCCGGCGGACTTAAACAGAATCGCCCAAATAGGCGGACGCGGCGTCCTGCTCCTGCTGTCAGATTCGACTGACTCAACCCACCCCGGTTATCAGGTGTCAGAATCTTCAATCGGCGATGAAATGGGTAAAATTTTTGAAAAAATTGGCGGCCGGATTATTATCGGCACTTTTGCCTCACAATTAAGCCGGGTCCAAAAAATATTTGATCTGGCGGAAAAATATGACCGAAAAATCTATCTGCAAGGGCGGTCTATGAACAACAATGTAGAAATTGCCCACCAGATCGGCTACCTTAAATTCAACCCCAAAATCCTGATTAACGACAAAGATTTAAAAAATCTGCCTGACAATAAAATTTTGATTATCGGCACCGGCGCCCAAGGAGAGAGTAATGCTTTTCTCTCTCGGGTAGTAAACGGCGAGCACCGGATTATCAGTTTAAAGTCGGGGGATACGGTAATTTTTTCTTCTTCGGTTATTCCGGGGAATGAAAGAACCATTCAGAACCTGCGGGATATGATGGTAAGACAGGGAGCTAATGTCATTAATTACGAAATGATGGATATTCATGCCGGCGGCCATGCCAAACAGGAAGATTTAAAGCTGATGATGCGGCTCTTAAAGCCGAAATACCTCATGCCGATCGAGGGCAACCATTATATGTTAAAGGCCCATGCCCAACTGGCCGAACAAGTGGGTCTTGCCAAAAACAACATCCTGGTGGCTGATAACGGGCAGGTTGTGGAATTCAAAAAAGAAGGCGGGGAAATCCGGGGAACTTTAACCAAAGAAAAAGTGCCGACTGATTATGTTATGGTTGACGGCTTGGGCGTAGGCGATGTTTCCAATATTGTTCTGCGCGACCGGCGCATGATGGCTGCTGATGGCATGATTGTGGTCATCGCCACCATTGACTCGAAAACCGGCGATACGATCGGAAACCCGGACATAATCTCCCGCGGCTTCGTCTACATGAAAGAAAACCGCGAACTTATAGAAAAAACCCGAATGAAAGTAAAAAAACTGGTCAAAGACCATGATCGCCGCACCCCGGCCAATGATGAATACATAAAAAATAAAATCAGAAATGATATAAGCCAGTTTCTCTTTAGCCAGACCAAGCGCCGCCCCATGGTCCTGCCCGTAATAATAAAAGTTTAA
- a CDS encoding sodium-translocating pyrophosphatase, with amino-acid sequence MQLELLTAIIALAGLAFAGWLAHQLKKQAVSDEKAGEISGYIHEGAMAFLNKEYKILGIFVIVVAAIIWFTPGLSYQTAICFLAGAILSILAGNIGMRIATTANVKTAEAAKESLDKGLGVAFSSGSVMGLTVVGLGLLGVSLAYYIFRDPNVIYGFGFGASSVALFARVGGGIYTKAADVGADLVGKVEAGIPEDDPRNPATIADNVGDNVGDVAGMGADLFESYVDSIIAAMAFGVLTVATFGPKAVVLPLLLAATGIIAAILGNFIVKLSKNSKPQAVLNRGIFSAAILMAIGAYPVIFYTVGKIGVYWALLTGLISGIAIGLITEYYTSDKNKPAQGVANAAKSGAATNIIAGLALGMMSTIVPVLVVCLAIFLSFKLAGLFGIAIAAVGMLSTLGITLATDTYGPVADNAAGIAEMAGMGPEARKRAEELDAVGNTTAAIGKGFAIGSAALTALVLLVSFGQAVNLQIVNLLDEKVLIGLFIGGLLPCIFSSLSMKAVGEAAADMVAEVRRQFKEIPGIMEGTGKPDYKRCIDISTEAALKKMIAPGLITVAAPVVVGFILGPEALVGLLAGALVVGFLLAVIMANAGGAWDNAKKYIEAGNLEGKGSDTHKAAVVGDTVGDPFKDTSGPSLNILIKLMSIVSLIIAPLLIL; translated from the coding sequence ATGCAACTAGAACTTTTAACCGCGATTATCGCTCTAGCCGGCCTGGCCTTTGCCGGTTGGCTGGCTCACCAGCTTAAAAAGCAGGCTGTTTCTGATGAAAAAGCCGGAGAAATTTCCGGTTATATTCACGAAGGCGCCATGGCTTTCCTTAATAAGGAATACAAGATTTTGGGCATTTTTGTCATCGTGGTAGCTGCTATCATTTGGTTTACTCCGGGCCTAAGCTACCAAACCGCCATCTGTTTTTTGGCCGGAGCGATTCTTTCAATCCTGGCCGGCAATATCGGCATGCGCATCGCCACGACCGCCAACGTAAAAACAGCTGAAGCGGCCAAAGAGAGTTTGGACAAGGGCTTGGGAGTGGCCTTTTCTTCCGGCAGCGTTATGGGTTTAACCGTGGTCGGCCTGGGGCTTTTAGGCGTGAGTTTGGCTTATTATATTTTTCGGGATCCAAACGTAATTTACGGTTTCGGTTTCGGCGCTTCTTCAGTCGCGCTTTTTGCCCGCGTTGGCGGCGGCATTTATACCAAGGCCGCGGATGTGGGCGCGGACCTGGTCGGAAAAGTTGAGGCCGGCATTCCGGAAGATGATCCGAGAAATCCGGCCACAATCGCCGACAATGTCGGTGATAATGTCGGCGACGTAGCCGGCATGGGCGCTGACCTTTTTGAAAGTTATGTTGATTCCATTATCGCGGCCATGGCCTTTGGAGTTTTGACTGTCGCCACTTTCGGGCCCAAAGCCGTGGTTCTGCCCTTGCTACTGGCCGCTACCGGAATCATTGCGGCTATTTTGGGAAACTTCATCGTCAAATTATCCAAAAACAGCAAGCCGCAAGCGGTTCTAAACCGGGGAATTTTCTCGGCCGCGATCTTGATGGCTATCGGCGCTTATCCGGTAATTTTTTATACTGTGGGAAAAATAGGCGTTTATTGGGCGCTTCTTACCGGTTTAATTTCCGGCATCGCTATCGGCTTAATAACGGAATACTACACTTCGGATAAAAACAAACCGGCCCAAGGCGTGGCCAATGCGGCCAAAAGCGGAGCCGCCACCAATATTATCGCCGGCCTGGCGCTGGGTATGATGAGCACGATTGTGCCGGTCTTGGTTGTTTGCCTGGCTATCTTTTTATCCTTTAAACTGGCCGGACTGTTCGGCATTGCCATTGCCGCGGTCGGCATGCTTTCTACTCTGGGCATTACTCTGGCCACCGACACTTACGGTCCGGTTGCGGATAATGCCGCCGGTATTGCGGAAATGGCGGGCATGGGCCCGGAAGCCAGAAAAAGGGCGGAAGAACTGGACGCGGTCGGCAACACCACGGCCGCCATCGGCAAAGGTTTTGCCATTGGCTCGGCCGCTTTAACCGCGTTGGTTCTGCTCGTAAGTTTTGGCCAAGCCGTTAATCTGCAAATAGTCAATTTACTTGATGAAAAAGTTTTAATCGGCTTATTCATCGGCGGCTTATTGCCTTGTATTTTCTCTTCCCTTTCCATGAAAGCTGTGGGCGAAGCCGCGGCCGATATGGTCGCAGAAGTAAGGCGCCAATTCAAAGAAATTCCGGGAATTATGGAAGGAACCGGCAAGCCGGATTACAAGCGCTGCATTGATATCTCAACCGAAGCCGCCCTGAAAAAAATGATTGCTCCGGGCTTGATAACCGTGGCCGCTCCGGTCGTGGTCGGTTTTATTTTAGGACCCGAAGCCTTAGTCGGACTTCTGGCCGGCGCTTTGGTCGTCGGTTTCTTGCTCGCCGTTATAATGGCTAATGCCGGCGGGGCCTGGGATAATGCCAAAAAATACATTGAAGCCGGCAATCTGGAAGGCAAGGGTTCGGACACTCACAAGGCCGCGGTCGTGGGCGACACGGTCGGCGATCCGTTCAAGGATACCTCCGGCCCGAGCTTAAATATCTTGATCAAGTTAATGTCCATAGTCTCCCTTATCATCGCTCCGCTCTTAATTCTGTAA